The following are encoded together in the Lactuca sativa cultivar Salinas chromosome 1, Lsat_Salinas_v11, whole genome shotgun sequence genome:
- the LOC111908635 gene encoding pectinesterase: protein MMMINIRLSLVRLPLKQLSFILMNMSNSGKALLFLVSSLLLTSLVHGTRDLSDSNLIKSSCSTTLYPDICYSTLSTTKTLATKKDIIEHTINQTKEIIHANFHAINKLTTAANVTKRGKIAIHDCLQLATGTLEALDKVIGDLREYPTKKSLRRHADDLKTLMSTTITNKETCLDGFSHDAECKLLRNSIVGGQEHGGKMCSNALAMIVDMTNTDMLNSKEAKLDVLLQEVSMWPEWLSAGDRKLMQSGDVTPDVTVAADGSRDYTSVAAAVAAAPSKSTSRYVIKIAAGVYRENVEVPSSKTNLMFIGDGRSNTIITASLSVAGGSTTFNSATVVAVGDGFLARDITFQNAAGPSGNQAVALRVGADLSAFYRCGILAYQDTLYVHSNRQFFVDCMVVGTVDFIFGNSAVVLQNCNIQPRRPNPKQKNMITAQGRTDPNQNTGIVIQKCTIVANSDLQPVQASFPTYLGRPWKEYSRTVVMQSSISDVIDPAGWYPWDGDFALDTLYYREYQNTGPGADTSNRVTWKGWGVITDVAEAESFTAGSFIAGGSWLPSTGFPYSLGL from the exons ATGATGATGATAAATATCCGGCTTTCACTCGTTCGTCTTCCACTCAAACAACTTAGCTTTATTCTCATGAATATGTCCAACTCCGGTAAAGCACTTTTATTTCTTGTTTCTTCCCTCCTACTAACTTCACTTGTCCATGGAACTCGTGATCTTTCAGATTCCAACCTCATCAAATCCTCCTGTTCCACTACATTATACCCAGACATATGCTACTCCACCCTCTCCACCACCAAAACCCTCGCAACTAAAAAGGACATAATCGAACATACAATCAATCAAACAAAGGAGATCATCCATGCCAACTTCCACGCCATAAACAAGCTCACGACCGCCGCCAATGTCACCAAACGTGGCAAAATCGCCATCCATGACTGCTTACAGTTGGCAACTGGAACGCTAGAAGCACTCGACAAGGTGATCGGAGACCTCAGAGAGTATCCAACTAAGAAATCTCTTCGGAGACATGCCGACGACCTCAAAACACTCATGAGCACCACCATCACCAACAAGGAGACTTGCTTAGATGGCTTCTCCCATGATGCAGAATGTAAGCTGTTGCGTAACTCAATTGTCGGAGGCCAGGAGCACGGGGGAAAGATGTGTAGTAATGCGCTAGCTATGATTGTAGACATGACGAATACGGATATGTTGAATTCGAAGGAGGCAAAGTTGGATGTGCTGCTACAAGAGGTGTCGATGTGGCCGGAGTGGTTGTCTGCGGGAGACAGGAAACTGATGCAGTCGGGAGACGTGACGCCAGACGTGACTGTGGCGGCGGATGGTAGTAGAGATTACACGTCGGTGGCGGCAGCGGTGGCTGCGGCTCCATCTAAAAGTACAAGCAGGTATGTGATAAAGATAGCGGCAGGAGTGTACAGGGAAAATGTTGAAGTTCCAAGCAGCAAAACCAATTTAATGTTTATCGGGGACGGAAGAAGTAACACGATTATTACGGCAAGCCTGAGCGTCGCCGGCGGAAGCACCACCTTCAACTCTGCCACCGTAG TTGCGGTAGGTGATGGATTCTTAGCACGAGATATAACATTTCAAAATGCAGCCGGGCCATCGGGAAATCAAGCTGTAGCACTACGTGTTGGGGCCGATTTATCTGCATTCTATAGATGTGGTATACTAGCCTACCAAGATACTCTTTACGTCCACTCCAATCGTCAATTTTTCGTTGACTGCATGGTCGTCGGCACCGTTGATTTCATCTTTGGCAACTCCGCCGTCGTCCTCCAAAACTGTAACATCCAACCCCGCCGCCCCAATCCCAAACAAAAGAACATGATCACCGCTCAAGGTCGAACCGACCCAAACCAAAACACCGGCATCGTCATTCAAAAGTGTACCATCGTTGCCAATTCAGACCTGCAACCGGTTCAAGCCAGTTTTCCGACGTATCTTGGAAGGCCATGGAAGGAGTATTCAAGAACAGTGGTGATGCAGTCGTCGATAAGTGACGTCATTGACCCTGCTGGATGGTATCCTTGGGATGGGGATTTTGCTCTAGATACGTTGTATTATCGGGAGTATCAAAACACAGGGCCTGGGGCAGATACGTCTAACAGGGTAACATGGAAAGGGTGGGGTGTGATTACGGATGTTGCGGAGGCCGAAAGTTTTACTGCTGGAAGCTTCATTGCTGGTGGAAGTTGGTTGCCATCCACCGGTTTCCCTTACTCTCTTGGTTTGTAA
- the LOC111908644 gene encoding RING-H2 finger protein ATL60, giving the protein MSDQRLVDSSVSKISGRVLMATIIALFIVLILVFLLHIYAKWLWHRRQQGIDAHNNHQHSGVTSLRRGLDASFLKTIPVIQFEAKDFKDSLECSVCLSEVEEGEKARILPKCNHAFHAECIDMWFHSHITCPICRNPVQEKTQVSVESLPENHQTQEQSTNGGDSHGDETEVSTLTSQLEEANNQHQVPILPFEPHSSSSSSSSLSSQTNNDRGKPDLVIDIPRQVVSDDDVEKTPVFSGMRSLRRILSSSRRFNPFSPGDNNAEGGQS; this is encoded by the coding sequence ATGAGTGATCAAAGATTAGTTGATTCAAGTGTCTCGAAGATCAGTGGGAGAGTCTTGATGGCCACCATCATTGCCTTGTTCATCGTCCTCATCCTTGTTTTCTTGCTTCATATCTACGCCAAGTGGTTATGGCACCGCCGTCAACAAGGTATAGACGCCCACAACAACCACCAGCACTCTGGCGTCACTTCCCTCCGGCGTGGCCTCGACGCCTCCTTCCTCAAAACTATACCAGTCATACAATTCGAGGCAAAAGACTTCAAAGACAGTTTAGAATGTTCAGTTTGTCTATCTGAAGTCGAGGAAGGAGAAAAAGCTCGAATCTTGCCTAAATGCAATCATGCGTTTCATGCGGAATGCATTGATATGTGGTTTCATTCACATATAACTTGCCCCATCTGCAGAAACCCTGTTCAAGAAAAAACCCAAGTTTCGGTGGAGAGTTTACCGGAGAATCATCAAACACAAGAACAATCGACAAACGGTGGGGATTCACATGGTGATGAAACCGAAGTAAGCACTTTGACTTCTCAACTGGAAGAAGCCAATAATCAGCATCAAGTTCCTATTTTACCTTTCGAGCCAcattcatcttcatcatcatcgtcatcattgtCATCACAGACAAATAATGATAGAGGAAAACCAGATTTAGTAATTGATATACCAAGGCAGGTTGTTAGTGACGATGATGTTGAGAAAACTCCAGTGTTTTCTGGAATGAGGTCATTAAGGAGAATTTTGAGCAGCAGTAGAAGGTTTAATCCTTTTAGCCCTGGTGATAACAATGCTGAAGGAGGTCAAAGTTAA